The genomic window ACAAAAAAAGGTATCTTTTCGGAACTTTTTCAAATGTTCAATCAAGATCTTGTTATCAAACACAAACTTGAAAAATTTGAAACTTACAAAAGCCAGCTCTTGCAAAGAGTTGATCATGTTGTTGCTGGTCTTTCTGGAATGGGGCTACGACTCGCGCTTCTAACCACAGAAGAAACCGTAGAACTTCTTTATAATTCATACAATCCATCTCTCTTTAGTATGAATATTATTAATGACATCGAAAGTATGGAAACTCAAAATAGAATAACTCGATAAACATGGACAATACTACAACAGAAAAAAAAGATTATCAGAAAGAAGACGAGCTCTATCAACAAGGAATGTCTTCTGTTCGAGGTTTTATAGCTCCTGCTGCTATGAAAATTTCTTCATCTTTCTTGGAGATGGGGAGTATCTTTTCTCGCACACTCTTTGTTATGACTTATCCGAAATATCTTAATAACGGTTGGTTTTCTCCCATAATTAATATTGATTTTTCCATGGATATTGCCATGTTTATGCATCCCATGGATTCTTCTATTGTTCTCAAAGATCTTCAAAAACAATCGGCTCGAATTTATTCTCAAATTCATCTAGAAGCGGAAGGTGGTAAAGTTCGTAATCCTATTCTAGAAGCAGCTTTAGAGAATGTTGAGCGTTTACGAGATGATCTTCAAACTGGTACTGAAAGATTTTTTCGATTTGGTATGTATCTTACGCTTTACGCATCATCCTCACAAGAATTAAATGATATAACGAATCAAATAGAATCTATTTTAGAAGCTCAGATGGTCTATTCCAAACCCGCAGTTTTACGAATGGATGAGGGATATTCTTCTACCATACCATTAGCTAATGATGAGCTTGATTTAGCAAATAATCTTAACACCTCTCCTGTATCAACAACCTTTCCTTTTATCTCTTCAGAACTTTCTTCTAATGAAGGTATTCTTTATGGAATAAATCGTCATAATAATAGCCTCGTTCTCTTCGATCGTTTTCACATGGAGAACGCGAATATGGTTATTTTTGCAAAATCAGGTGCTGGAAAAAGTTATACTGTCAAACTTGAGATTCTTCGATCTCTTATGTTCGGAACTACTGTTCATATTATTGACCCAGAAAATGAATATCAACATCTTTGTGGGGCTGTTGGAGGAACCTATGTGCCCATTTCACTTAACTCCTCCTATCACATTAATCCTCTTGATCTTCCTAAGGTTGAGCCCGGAAAAGATGATCCTGAAGGAATTTTCCGAAGTCATGTAGCCTCTATAATCGGACTTCTTCATCTTATGCTTGGTTCCATAACTCCGGAAGAAGATTCTTTACTCGACCGTTCGATACGAGAAGCTTATGCCATAAGAGATATCACTCCTCATTCTAATTTTTCTATACTCACAAGAGAACAAATGCCCACTATGAGTGATGTTCAGAATGTTCTTTCTAATGTACAGGGTGCTCAATCCCTCGCTGCACGTCTAGAAAAATATACTGAGGGAATCTTTTCTGGATTTCTTAATCAACATACTAATGTTGAAACGTATGGAATACTCACAACGTATAATATTCGAGATCTGGAAGAAGAACTTCGCCCCATCGCTATGTATGTTGTTTTACAGCATCTCTGGAATGAAATGCGTCATGAGCTCAAACGAAGACTTCTTGTTATCGATGAAGCTTGGGTTATGATGCAAAATGATGATGCAGCTTCTTTTGTTTTTGGTATTGCTAAAAGATGTCGAAAATACTACACAGGATTGACTACTATAACACAAGATATTGCTGATTTTATGAGCTCCCGTTATGGAAAACCTATTGTCACAAACTCATCTATTCAATTTCTTCTTCGTCAATCACCTGCATCTATTGATGTTATTCAAGATACTTTTTATCTTACAGATCAAGAAAAATTTCTCCTCCTTGAAAGTAATGTAGGGGAAGGAATTTTCTTTGCTGGCCTCAAACATGTTGCTATACGTGTCGTCGCTTCTTACTCAGAAGATCAAATTATCACCTCAAATCCTCAACAAATTCTAGAAATTGAACAGGCTAAATCTGATTTTGAAAAAAGTAATCTCTAAACTCTATGGAAAATGATAATTTCCAAAGAGAATTCGAATATCAGCAACAACTCCAAAATCTACAAATCAATCAAAGGATGCGCTCTCAAAAAATAAATGAGAATTTGCAAAGAGGTGAAAAAACCTTACGCAAAGGATCCAGGATTGTTACTGATTTTAAAGGAATTTCTAAATCAAATCTTCTCAACGTCGTTAAATTAGCGAGAGAACATAGAGAGGCTATTAAGTATGGGGATTTTTCTGTTTTTTTTCTTCCTTTTGTTCTCGCTCTAGGAAAAGACGTGCCTCTTGACATGCTTGGGAATATTCCTATCTTTGGGCAACTTATAACAGCTATTCCTAGTTTTGCTATAACATTGTATCTTTTTGTATTTCTTTTTGGACATGGCTTGTGGTGGCGTAAAAGACTTTTACGAGCATTACTCAAAATTTTACTTTTTTTACTTGATTATCTTCCTTTTCTCAATTTTCTACCTTGGACAACTTTGGGTGTTTTTCTTATTTATCGCGATGCCAAAAAAGACAAACGTGTAGCGGAAGAAGCTGAAAGAAAATTATTAGAAGAAGATAAAAAACAAAGATTACAAAATCGAAGACGTTTAGCACAAGCACAAGATTCGTTTATTTAATTAATTATTACCTTTTTATGATTATTAAAAAAGAAATATTTCGATTTCTCTTCATTATCTTCGTAGCCGTTCTTGCTATGTTTTTTACTTTCCGATTTACTTCTAATGGTATTTTTGAAGGAATTCTTATTTATTTTATGTTTTTCTTCCTCTTTCCCTTATTATTTATTCTTTTTGTTCTCAAAGAAAAACTCACAAACTTCGGTTTTAAAATGAATATTTCCAAAACATCTCTCATTTGGTTTTCTGGAATACTCTTTGGTGCGGTATTCTTTTTCTCTTTATTTTTATGGTTTTTTAACAAAGAAACAGAATTTATGCCACCCTCTGTTTTGACAGCATCTTTTTGGCCATTTTTTCTCTATTTTTTCATTTTATTGGGAAGTATTTCTCTTTTTTATGAAATATTCTTTCGTGGTTTTATCGAGCTTGGAACAAAAAAAATTCTTGGCTATTGGTCAATCCTCTTTCAATGGCTTCTTTTCATTTCCTTTCTCTATTTTACGAAAGATCTTTTTTTTGAGAATGGTTTTTTTAATTGGTTAATTCTTTTAGATATAACTTCTGCACTCTCATCAGGATTACTTATTTATAAAACGGGATCTCTTTTTTTATCATTTCTTTTTTCTTGGTTTTTTGGTATACTTATTTCACTGATTTCGATAATCATCTATACTCTTTAATAGATTTGAAAATACAAAAATTATTATTTTTAGAAAAATAAATATGCGCACAAGAAAAATTTCACGAATATTTGCATTTTTTCTTTTGATCAGCCTTAATATTACTTATATTTCTCCCGTTTTTGCCCAATTTAGTGGTCTTATTGAGGAAGCTGCGAGTATTATTGAGAGACGTTATCATCTCAATCTTGGATCCATACAAAACCAGGGTGAGTATTTTAATGTTTCCGATCAGAAAAAACTTGCTCCCGAACTTATTATGAATTTCACCCCAACAGATCCGAAGCCTGGGCAAGAACTTACAGCGAAATCTTTTCCTATGTATTTCGAAAATAATAAAGAAGAATTATATTATACATGGTATCTACAAAAAGAAGGTTGTGATGATCTAGATTCTAAAAATAATTTAGAAAAATGTGATGCCGATGGAGATGGTACGCTTACCATTGAAGATTGGAAGGTGGAAGCTTCCCGTATAATTGCTAATAGCGTTATTGAAAGAGATGAAATTAAATATGACAATGATGATGATAATGATGGATTTGCTTATGTCCATACTGGTAAAAAAGTAGCTGTCTATGGTGGGGCTGCTCGAAGGCAAATACTTGAACGATGTTATATTCTGGATCGAGAAACTGGAGAACAACATGAATTAATTAAAGGAAAGGCTCCAGATGGAACTCCCGGAAATAATCAAAATCCATTCGATTGTGATCTGACAACACATAACGTTCGTTGTCTCGATCGTGCTGCTACACCCTCTGGATGTAGTTTACCTACTTGTTTTTCACATCCTTCACCCTATTTTACAGCGTTAGCTCCTGATTGTCTCTCTGATAATAAAATTTCTTGTGTAAGAGGAAAACCCTATTGTATAGCAAAAATCTATACACTTGATGATGACCCCGCGACTTATTTAGAAAAAGAACAATGTCATGATGACTACCCTGACTTTTGTGGCTCTCTTTATATAGATGCTAAAGAGTTAACTTCTTGTGATAATGGAGGTAATAATGGAAGTACTTATGCGACAGCTGGCTGTAAACACCTTTTTCCCAATGCTAAAGGAAAAGAATTTATAACAAACAACAAACAGGGGACTTCAGTCAATGAAGTTACAGGGGATGGGGAATACGAATTACAAGAAGAAAAATTTTGGGTTACCGATCCTCATAACGATGATACCGCCAACACAGGAAATGGTGATGAATCCAATATTGTTGGTATGGGCATAGACACTTTTACATGGAATTATCAATTAGGCGATAAGGTTGGTTTGGTTATCGAAGGAACTTCCCAAATTCCAACTAAATATGATAATCATTCCAAAATGATTATGTGGGCTTTTTCTAAAAATGATTGTCCCGTAACAGGAAAGGGTGTTTATTATC from Candidatus Moraniibacteriota bacterium includes these protein-coding regions:
- a CDS encoding DUF87 domain-containing protein yields the protein MDNTTTEKKDYQKEDELYQQGMSSVRGFIAPAAMKISSSFLEMGSIFSRTLFVMTYPKYLNNGWFSPIINIDFSMDIAMFMHPMDSSIVLKDLQKQSARIYSQIHLEAEGGKVRNPILEAALENVERLRDDLQTGTERFFRFGMYLTLYASSSQELNDITNQIESILEAQMVYSKPAVLRMDEGYSSTIPLANDELDLANNLNTSPVSTTFPFISSELSSNEGILYGINRHNNSLVLFDRFHMENANMVIFAKSGAGKSYTVKLEILRSLMFGTTVHIIDPENEYQHLCGAVGGTYVPISLNSSYHINPLDLPKVEPGKDDPEGIFRSHVASIIGLLHLMLGSITPEEDSLLDRSIREAYAIRDITPHSNFSILTREQMPTMSDVQNVLSNVQGAQSLAARLEKYTEGIFSGFLNQHTNVETYGILTTYNIRDLEEELRPIAMYVVLQHLWNEMRHELKRRLLVIDEAWVMMQNDDAASFVFGIAKRCRKYYTGLTTITQDIADFMSSRYGKPIVTNSSIQFLLRQSPASIDVIQDTFYLTDQEKFLLLESNVGEGIFFAGLKHVAIRVVASYSEDQIITSNPQQILEIEQAKSDFEKSNL